A genomic window from Dethiosulfovibrio russensis includes:
- a CDS encoding metal-dependent transcriptional regulator has protein sequence MAITERIEDYLETVLEIELEGSVPSVTELASRLGVRKATVVVAVRKMVDIGLLDHQRYGKIELTREGREKALETYRRHQHMTFLFSEILGVEDPIAEEMACAAEHCLDSTTERRLAAFVDFCCRSKAEGRGWIAAMENFVASPEHLSIPLTMLLPRQRAKVLRITASGPKRTALRDRGFLPGEEIKRLDDGRGKDVEVRLEDRTEVLGSLDALAIWVIPSEDDDE, from the coding sequence ATGGCCATAACTGAGCGTATAGAGGATTATCTGGAGACCGTTCTTGAGATAGAGCTGGAGGGCTCGGTCCCTTCCGTGACCGAGCTTGCCTCCCGTCTGGGAGTCCGAAAGGCCACGGTGGTCGTGGCTGTCCGCAAGATGGTCGATATAGGGCTTCTGGACCACCAGAGATACGGAAAGATCGAGCTCACCAGGGAGGGCAGGGAGAAGGCCCTGGAGACCTACAGAAGACATCAGCACATGACCTTTCTCTTCTCCGAGATCTTGGGGGTGGAGGACCCTATCGCCGAGGAGATGGCCTGTGCCGCCGAGCACTGTCTCGACTCTACCACCGAACGGCGTCTTGCCGCCTTCGTCGATTTCTGCTGTCGCTCCAAAGCCGAGGGGCGCGGTTGGATAGCGGCTATGGAGAATTTCGTAGCCTCGCCGGAACATCTCTCCATTCCCCTCACGATGCTTCTGCCGAGACAGAGAGCCAAGGTCCTTCGTATAACCGCCTCGGGTCCCAAGAGGACCGCCCTCAGGGATAGGGGGTTTCTGCCCGGAGAGGAGATAAAGAGGCTGGACGACGGCAGGGGAAAGGATGTCGAGGTCCGTCTGGAAGATCGAACCGAGGTCCTCGGAAGTCTGGATGCCCTGGCTATCTGGGTTATTCCGTCGGAGGACGACGATGAATGA
- a CDS encoding peptidylprolyl isomerase, translating into MKKKNIVLALTLTVALSGAAFAADEKKDEILAKVGPETVTQADFDEVMAGAQPNQAAYFGTPEGKRALVEDMADSVLFYLWGKDNKLTETEKYKETMAELEKRVLAGMAMEKVLSGAKVSDEEVKKFYDDHKAAFKVPESVKASHILIQVSKDAGNDLWKKAKKEVTKIRKDILAGKVSFEDAAKRDSDCPSKSRGGDLGFFTEGQMVPEFEKAAFATKIGDISDPVKTQFGYHIIKVTDHKDASEQPFDEVKDGIRQQLLQQKQRDTLSEYVDKLKKTYKVEILLPEPKEVSADKK; encoded by the coding sequence GTGAAGAAAAAGAACATCGTACTGGCTTTGACACTGACGGTCGCCCTCAGCGGTGCGGCTTTCGCGGCGGACGAGAAAAAAGACGAAATTCTCGCCAAGGTAGGCCCCGAGACGGTCACTCAGGCGGATTTCGACGAGGTGATGGCAGGAGCTCAGCCCAACCAGGCAGCCTACTTCGGCACCCCCGAGGGCAAGAGGGCACTGGTGGAGGACATGGCCGACTCGGTGCTCTTCTACCTCTGGGGAAAGGACAACAAGCTGACCGAGACGGAGAAGTACAAAGAGACCATGGCCGAGCTGGAAAAGAGGGTTCTGGCCGGAATGGCCATGGAGAAGGTCCTCTCCGGCGCCAAGGTATCCGACGAGGAGGTCAAAAAGTTCTACGACGATCACAAGGCGGCCTTCAAGGTTCCCGAATCGGTAAAGGCCAGCCATATACTGATACAGGTTTCCAAGGACGCCGGAAACGATCTGTGGAAAAAGGCCAAAAAAGAGGTAACCAAGATCCGTAAGGATATCCTGGCCGGCAAGGTCAGCTTCGAGGACGCCGCCAAGAGGGACTCGGACTGCCCCTCCAAATCCAGAGGCGGAGATCTGGGCTTCTTCACCGAGGGACAGATGGTTCCCGAGTTCGAGAAGGCAGCATTCGCAACCAAGATCGGAGACATCAGCGATCCGGTCAAAACCCAGTTCGGCTACCACATAATAAAGGTGACCGACCATAAGGACGCCTCCGAACAGCCTTTCGACGAGGTGAAAGACGGAATCCGCCAGCAGCTTCTCCAGCAGAAGCAGAGGGACACCCTGTCGGAGTACGTGGACAAGTTGAAGAAGACCTACAAGGTCGAGATCCTTCTCCCCGAGCCCAAAGAGGTGTCGGCGGACAAGAAATAA
- a CDS encoding AsmA-like C-terminal region-containing protein: MKKRIYFSFLAGVILLAILAFRWGGAKIVDLIDRGIQDGVASMGGASLSIGSIDGNPFSGYRIASLRLMDRSGVTVATVRSVIGKPDIKSLLSGRVRLASLEVEGVRVEEMLLHGLVPETDSGDEEVPLEIGLVTVSDCGPLYGGGWSLTELRAVGDGMSWSGHVQGSWRGEPLDGDFELDLSEGVRIPAASIRGVGGSISFSGSLSPGLDGSGSLEDLSMERLGGILPSLEKSAVRGRANLRYRLFGTLSSPVLSGDLHFSEGGLGELPLPNVRGDLGFSDGELSLSSCRIELGEGTLSGDLSVGLASDDLPIQVDLVATDVDLSSFSEELKDKAVSLDVGFLSIALKGPAASPVGEMSFRKVRALKNGRGLTDISGKVSIKKDRGLDVLVRSPLAGGKLSVEGAVDLSGGSVDLSALADKVDLSELASLTGNRLSNVEGKIGAEVKVFGPMGAPSAEGRIFSDKLAVSGGSLGRTEGSFRYDKGLLRIISLSSAIGSGKVTGEGTVDLEKGPSIRLDGKLSGISGASLEKAFPAAGGNMPEGVLDGSWSYRSKGSGGLLNMDLRSGKLVFVEVFPFMNLEAKVSLEGERLKIDKVEAGLYGGRLSLSGAVPLAVGDMAVKGSLSGLDGSVLFGAMGGLEATGKIDGEFSLSGSYSSPRLDFSARTDRLDLESLPLEKLSLSLKSGKDRIDASLKGLMGGFPLKGGGWVRLPSGKDVGALDLEASVRGLDIRSIMPKDIEMGGTLFGKIHLLGPLDKPKLYAQGKAPRLQVGNMAFASVDLGGFLGRDDDLSFQASSLFGDRRVQASCDVKPYDSGWGLEFDASGGDVLLSSLAPNLEGVVDGRVDLNMSGSWKDGKVSASGNASSRELSTHGVKIRSVSLPLKVDGPSLKVSGGKAEMYGGRGDVDLSVDLTRNSWKGKVEVKGIDVKPLLEDGADLPGTISGDADLKLDLSGVAGRAFLFNVTGFLRGRSVELIDFSVLTPVTKGAPLRIKDLAASFNIDGQELYILPGSRASAWPGDDFYRYLDVSGSAWRSESNSMGDKRESLDLSCSGEVNLKALNALLGAMRSLLEATIENIKDPRSLATDLLAGIVGGYSAKDFREISLHVGGGWDSPVISDLKIGEKGGLGGLGTGLPTNGKGGETKIRIQIDIPTGEGGGEETDAGDQVKQQILENLLKQVIGDQDTTE, from the coding sequence ATGAAAAAAAGGATATATTTCTCCTTTTTGGCAGGGGTTATTCTTCTGGCGATATTGGCGTTCAGATGGGGTGGAGCCAAGATCGTCGATCTGATAGATAGGGGAATCCAAGATGGGGTCGCCTCGATGGGAGGGGCCTCCCTGTCGATAGGGTCTATCGACGGGAATCCCTTCAGCGGCTACCGTATCGCCTCTCTTCGGCTTATGGACCGATCGGGGGTCACGGTTGCGACGGTCCGATCCGTCATAGGCAAGCCGGATATCAAGTCTCTGCTGAGCGGCAGGGTAAGGCTGGCTTCCCTGGAGGTGGAGGGCGTTAGGGTTGAGGAGATGCTGCTTCACGGTCTTGTTCCCGAAACCGACAGTGGTGACGAAGAGGTTCCCCTTGAGATAGGTCTGGTGACTGTGTCGGACTGCGGTCCCCTCTACGGTGGGGGATGGAGTTTGACCGAGCTGAGAGCCGTCGGCGACGGAATGTCCTGGAGCGGACATGTCCAGGGATCATGGCGCGGGGAGCCTCTGGACGGTGATTTCGAGCTCGATCTGTCCGAGGGAGTGAGGATTCCGGCCGCATCTATTCGCGGGGTGGGAGGGTCTATTTCCTTTTCAGGCAGCTTGTCTCCCGGGCTGGACGGTTCGGGAAGCCTGGAGGACCTCTCGATGGAACGTCTAGGAGGGATTCTGCCATCTCTCGAGAAGTCCGCCGTAAGAGGCAGGGCGAATCTACGGTATCGTCTTTTCGGGACTTTGTCGTCCCCCGTTCTGTCCGGCGATCTCCACTTCTCCGAAGGTGGCCTGGGAGAGCTGCCTCTGCCCAACGTTAGGGGAGATCTGGGCTTTTCCGACGGGGAGCTGTCTTTGTCCTCCTGTCGCATTGAGCTTGGAGAGGGAACGCTATCGGGAGATCTCTCGGTGGGGTTGGCCTCGGATGACCTTCCTATCCAGGTCGATCTGGTGGCGACCGACGTCGATTTGTCCTCCTTCTCTGAAGAGCTTAAGGATAAGGCGGTTTCGCTGGACGTAGGCTTTCTATCCATCGCCCTGAAAGGCCCCGCCGCATCGCCTGTGGGCGAGATGAGCTTTCGGAAGGTCAGGGCTCTGAAAAACGGGAGAGGCCTGACCGATATATCGGGAAAGGTGTCCATAAAGAAAGACAGAGGACTCGACGTTCTGGTCCGGTCGCCTTTGGCCGGGGGAAAGCTGTCGGTGGAGGGGGCGGTCGACCTGAGCGGTGGCTCGGTGGATCTGTCGGCTCTGGCCGATAAAGTGGATCTCTCGGAGCTGGCTTCTCTGACGGGTAACCGCCTTTCAAACGTCGAAGGAAAGATTGGGGCTGAGGTAAAGGTGTTCGGTCCGATGGGAGCCCCGTCGGCGGAGGGAAGGATTTTCTCCGATAAACTCGCTGTTTCCGGTGGCTCTCTGGGACGGACCGAGGGCAGTTTTCGATACGATAAAGGTCTTTTGAGGATCATCTCCCTCTCGTCGGCGATAGGTTCCGGCAAGGTCACAGGAGAAGGCACGGTGGACCTCGAAAAGGGACCGTCCATCCGTCTCGACGGAAAGCTTTCAGGTATCTCCGGGGCGTCTCTGGAAAAGGCTTTTCCCGCCGCCGGAGGGAATATGCCCGAAGGCGTCTTGGATGGCAGCTGGTCCTATCGATCCAAAGGGAGCGGAGGGCTTTTAAACATGGACCTCAGGTCCGGCAAACTAGTCTTCGTCGAGGTGTTCCCTTTCATGAACCTCGAGGCCAAGGTATCTCTCGAGGGCGAGAGGCTGAAGATCGATAAGGTGGAAGCCGGGCTCTACGGAGGAAGACTTTCCCTGTCCGGAGCTGTCCCCCTGGCGGTAGGGGATATGGCGGTCAAGGGATCGCTGTCCGGTCTGGACGGCTCGGTCCTCTTCGGAGCTATGGGAGGTCTGGAGGCTACGGGCAAGATCGACGGCGAATTCTCCCTGTCCGGCTCCTACTCGTCTCCCAGGTTGGATTTCTCCGCCCGGACCGACAGGCTGGACCTGGAGAGCCTTCCCTTGGAGAAGCTATCTCTGTCGTTGAAGAGCGGCAAGGATCGGATCGATGCCTCTCTCAAGGGACTGATGGGTGGTTTCCCCCTCAAGGGAGGAGGATGGGTGAGGTTGCCGTCGGGGAAGGACGTCGGTGCCCTCGACCTGGAGGCCTCGGTTAGGGGACTGGACATAAGGAGCATAATGCCGAAGGACATCGAGATGGGAGGGACCCTTTTCGGCAAGATTCACCTTCTAGGCCCTCTCGATAAGCCCAAGCTATACGCACAGGGTAAGGCTCCACGGCTACAGGTGGGTAACATGGCCTTCGCCAGCGTCGACCTCGGAGGTTTTCTGGGCAGGGACGACGACCTCTCCTTCCAGGCCTCCAGTCTTTTCGGAGACCGGCGGGTGCAGGCCTCCTGCGACGTGAAGCCTTACGACTCGGGCTGGGGATTGGAGTTCGACGCTTCCGGAGGTGACGTACTTCTGTCATCTTTGGCGCCGAACCTTGAGGGAGTGGTGGACGGCCGAGTGGACCTTAATATGTCCGGCTCCTGGAAAGACGGAAAGGTCTCAGCCTCGGGCAATGCCTCGTCTCGGGAATTGTCGACTCACGGGGTGAAGATCCGGTCGGTCTCTCTGCCTCTGAAGGTAGATGGCCCTTCCCTTAAGGTATCCGGCGGCAAGGCCGAGATGTACGGGGGCAGGGGAGACGTGGATCTATCGGTGGACCTGACTAGAAATTCCTGGAAGGGCAAGGTCGAGGTGAAGGGCATAGACGTGAAGCCTCTCCTGGAGGACGGGGCCGATCTCCCCGGGACCATCTCTGGCGACGCCGACCTGAAACTGGACCTATCCGGAGTCGCAGGGAGGGCCTTTCTCTTCAACGTAACCGGTTTTCTTAGAGGAAGGTCGGTGGAGCTTATCGACTTCTCCGTCCTGACCCCGGTCACCAAGGGAGCTCCTCTCAGGATCAAGGACCTGGCGGCTAGCTTTAACATAGACGGTCAGGAGCTGTACATACTTCCGGGGAGCAGAGCCTCCGCCTGGCCCGGCGACGATTTCTATCGATACCTCGACGTCAGCGGATCGGCCTGGAGAAGCGAGTCCAACTCCATGGGAGATAAAAGGGAATCTCTGGACCTGAGCTGTTCCGGAGAGGTTAACCTGAAGGCCCTCAACGCCCTTCTAGGAGCCATGAGAAGCCTCCTGGAGGCCACCATAGAGAACATCAAGGATCCCAGATCGCTGGCTACGGACCTTCTGGCGGGAATAGTCGGGGGATACTCGGCCAAAGACTTCAGGGAGATAAGTCTCCACGTGGGAGGGGGCTGGGATTCCCCGGTCATATCGGACCTCAAAATCGGTGAGAAAGGCGGTCTAGGAGGGCTCGGAACCGGCCTGCCGACCAACGGAAAGGGCGGCGAGACCAAGATAAGGATACAGATCGACATACCCACCGGAGAGGGCGGAGGGGAGGAGACCGACGCCGGAGATCAGGTGAAGCAGCAGATCCTGGAGAACTTGCTCAAACAGGTTATAGGCGACCAAGACACCACGGAGTAA
- a CDS encoding thermonuclease family protein: protein MFLILSAFSSEGAILRGQVASVLDGDTFDVMCERRKLRVRCLLVDTPELHHPVRGQEEFGLEAMKVAESMVLGKAVVLETAGVDRYGRTLAHLWYSDGKEDRLLSEELCRLGLAQPLLMGDELTYVDRVELALAEACSKGAGFWGLADSRPFSPGQIKSELTSLRGHFVGVKMRISRIFDGPSLWRICSSERGFSVTVRKEVFRGVLPDYLFEGAEIRVVGKVMAGYHGAEISIGSAIQISPSRHI from the coding sequence ATGTTTCTGATATTATCCGCCTTTTCCTCGGAAGGTGCGATCCTTCGAGGTCAGGTCGCATCGGTTTTGGACGGGGATACCTTCGACGTTATGTGCGAGCGCCGAAAGCTGAGGGTTCGCTGTCTCTTGGTGGATACCCCCGAGCTTCACCATCCCGTCAGAGGGCAAGAAGAGTTCGGGCTGGAGGCCATGAAGGTCGCCGAGTCCATGGTTTTAGGAAAGGCAGTCGTTTTGGAGACCGCCGGAGTGGACCGTTACGGAAGGACCTTGGCCCACCTGTGGTATAGCGACGGCAAAGAGGACCGGCTGCTGTCCGAGGAGCTATGTCGTCTCGGTTTGGCTCAACCTCTTTTGATGGGAGACGAGTTGACCTATGTTGACAGGGTGGAGCTGGCCTTGGCGGAGGCTTGCTCGAAGGGTGCCGGGTTCTGGGGACTCGCCGATTCCAGGCCTTTTTCGCCTGGACAGATAAAATCGGAGCTGACCTCCTTGAGGGGGCACTTCGTCGGTGTCAAAATGAGGATTTCTCGAATTTTCGACGGCCCTTCCCTGTGGAGGATATGTTCCTCGGAGAGGGGATTCTCCGTTACCGTGAGAAAAGAGGTCTTTCGAGGTGTCTTGCCCGATTACCTCTTTGAAGGGGCGGAGATAAGGGTGGTAGGAAAGGTTATGGCTGGGTACCATGGTGCGGAGATCTCGATCGGATCGGCCATCCAGATCTCTCCTTCTCGCCATATATAG
- a CDS encoding M20/M25/M40 family metallo-hydrolase: MIDKDRLLKSFIELARVTAPSGREGAMGKTLIRRLKNLGLDVSVDDSADKTGGEQGNIVARLDPSEGREDWIALTAHMDTVPLSHPTRPIVRNGVVYSDGTTVLGADDRAGIASILEAIEVLKKDGSDHPGIEVIFTVSEEVGLLGSKALDLSKLKSSMAFVFDSSTEPGSIITTAPFATSITWTVIGLAAHAGVAPEKGINAIQAASRGIASLRIGRIDEETTANVGTIKGGHAINVVCDRVEIKAEARSLKEDKLKRQVLEMRTTMKRAIAEYGATLEEKVAEKYPGYFLTANAPVVVKAVEAVKAARLIPKITSTGGGSDANVLNYGGLPSVNLGLGYQRAHTNEESLEISKLETMAKVALEIVRS, encoded by the coding sequence ATGATCGACAAAGACAGGCTCCTTAAGAGCTTCATCGAGTTGGCCCGCGTTACCGCTCCTTCGGGACGGGAAGGGGCCATGGGAAAGACGCTTATTCGGCGACTTAAAAACCTGGGTTTGGATGTGTCGGTGGACGACAGCGCCGATAAAACCGGAGGCGAACAGGGAAATATAGTGGCACGATTGGATCCCTCGGAGGGAAGGGAAGACTGGATAGCCCTGACGGCCCACATGGATACGGTGCCGCTCTCCCACCCCACCAGGCCTATAGTAAGAAACGGGGTAGTCTACTCCGACGGCACGACCGTCCTTGGAGCGGACGACAGAGCGGGAATAGCTTCAATTCTAGAGGCAATAGAGGTATTAAAAAAAGACGGATCCGACCATCCGGGAATTGAGGTTATCTTTACCGTATCGGAGGAGGTGGGTCTTTTGGGATCCAAGGCGTTGGATCTCTCGAAGCTAAAATCCTCCATGGCCTTCGTCTTCGACAGCTCTACCGAGCCGGGATCGATAATAACCACCGCCCCCTTCGCCACCTCGATAACCTGGACCGTAATAGGACTGGCGGCCCACGCCGGGGTGGCTCCGGAAAAGGGCATCAACGCCATACAGGCGGCATCCAGAGGAATAGCCTCCCTAAGAATCGGTCGTATCGACGAGGAGACCACCGCCAACGTGGGGACGATCAAGGGGGGGCACGCCATCAACGTGGTCTGCGACAGGGTTGAGATCAAAGCGGAGGCCAGGTCCCTCAAGGAGGACAAGCTGAAGAGGCAGGTTCTGGAAATGAGGACGACCATGAAACGGGCGATCGCGGAATACGGGGCAACCCTGGAGGAAAAGGTGGCGGAAAAATACCCGGGATACTTTCTTACGGCCAATGCCCCCGTAGTCGTAAAGGCGGTAGAGGCGGTCAAAGCAGCCCGACTGATACCAAAGATCACCTCTACAGGAGGAGGCAGCGACGCCAACGTGCTCAACTACGGAGGGTTGCCGTCGGTGAACCTCGGCCTGGGATATCAGAGAGCCCACACCAACGAGGAATCGCTGGAGATATCGAAACTGGAGACCATGGCGAAGGTGGCCTTGGAGATAGTCCGATCCTAA
- a CDS encoding methyl-accepting chemotaxis protein, giving the protein MNTLKGRLIAVFVLTGLIGLGTLGILAIQRSGTALTAAAEKEGIALTSSVGEMIDSYIKSEVAAVDLLASSVSMRSMNWETQKTFIEQVDINVTGIQEIWVVDEKGQARYLDGTTLDLENRDYVKEALSTGKTTLSDPVKSKKTGEMVIVVASPIFEDGKSRPSALLCGRIPLKSLQKTVDKYSWGQTGYIFAIDRKGIVVLHPNEEHQGTLNASVESKAIPAELVEIVKKGMRGESGVEGYPFEGKEKLAAYAPSEFTGWLIFSSAYLDEFTAPVIRMRNTIALITLGLILAIAVVSFFIARSIATPVEKAVQAMGKIAKGDLDVTIEDRSSIKELKQLRQAVDAMTSEVSSALSVVNESARTVLDRAQDVNAAVEEANATSDQILEQTVRGNEMAQNTASAVEQTNASISEVAEGAQSGAQNAVEAGEAAENTSHEAEKGTKALNAMVSVIDDVSSAGTKVGDAIKSLDDSVDSIGQFVTTITTIADQTNLLALNAAIEAARAGEHGRGFAVVAEEVRKLAEESNKAAQNVGTLIQEIISRTKTAASDQERSATLIGELVKRTNETKEVFTQVVVRMNGITENVQSIAAAAEEQSASTQEMASGVEHISTNTKNIAEALKSITHGMEEESQALEMMARSAEELVSLSDDMEKAVAHFRLRSQRALDVK; this is encoded by the coding sequence ATGAACACACTTAAGGGGAGACTAATAGCGGTGTTCGTCCTTACGGGGCTCATAGGCCTTGGAACCCTGGGGATATTGGCCATTCAGAGGTCCGGAACGGCTCTGACCGCCGCAGCGGAAAAAGAGGGAATAGCCCTGACCAGCTCGGTAGGGGAGATGATCGACAGCTACATCAAATCTGAGGTAGCTGCAGTGGATCTGCTGGCATCCAGCGTCAGCATGAGATCCATGAACTGGGAGACCCAGAAAACGTTCATAGAACAAGTCGATATAAACGTAACGGGGATACAGGAAATCTGGGTGGTGGACGAAAAAGGACAGGCCCGTTATCTGGACGGGACCACCCTGGATCTCGAAAACAGAGACTACGTCAAGGAGGCCCTTTCGACCGGCAAGACCACTTTGAGCGATCCCGTAAAGTCTAAGAAAACCGGAGAGATGGTCATAGTTGTGGCCAGTCCCATTTTCGAGGACGGCAAGTCCAGGCCGTCGGCGCTTCTCTGCGGGAGGATACCTCTGAAATCGCTCCAGAAAACGGTCGATAAGTACAGCTGGGGACAAACCGGTTACATCTTCGCCATAGACAGAAAGGGTATCGTGGTTCTCCACCCTAACGAAGAGCACCAGGGAACTTTGAACGCATCGGTCGAGAGCAAAGCCATTCCGGCAGAGCTTGTCGAAATAGTGAAAAAAGGTATGAGAGGAGAAAGTGGCGTAGAAGGCTATCCCTTCGAGGGCAAGGAAAAGCTGGCGGCCTACGCACCTTCTGAGTTCACCGGCTGGCTGATCTTCTCGTCGGCCTATCTGGACGAGTTCACGGCCCCGGTGATTCGAATGAGAAACACCATAGCCCTGATCACATTAGGACTGATCCTGGCGATAGCGGTGGTATCGTTCTTCATAGCAAGATCCATAGCCACCCCTGTGGAAAAGGCCGTACAGGCCATGGGCAAGATAGCGAAGGGCGACCTCGACGTAACGATAGAGGACCGCTCCAGCATAAAGGAACTCAAACAGCTCAGACAGGCTGTGGACGCAATGACGTCCGAGGTATCGTCGGCGCTATCGGTGGTGAACGAGAGCGCAAGAACCGTTCTCGACAGGGCCCAGGACGTCAACGCCGCCGTCGAGGAGGCCAACGCCACCTCCGATCAGATCCTGGAGCAGACCGTCAGAGGCAACGAGATGGCCCAGAACACCGCCTCAGCGGTGGAACAGACCAACGCCAGCATATCGGAGGTAGCGGAGGGAGCCCAGTCGGGAGCCCAGAACGCGGTGGAAGCCGGCGAGGCTGCGGAGAACACCTCCCACGAGGCGGAGAAGGGCACTAAGGCTCTCAACGCAATGGTATCCGTCATAGACGACGTCTCCTCCGCCGGGACCAAGGTCGGGGACGCCATAAAGAGCCTGGACGATTCGGTGGACTCCATCGGCCAGTTCGTGACGACGATCACCACCATAGCGGATCAGACGAACCTTTTGGCCCTCAACGCCGCGATAGAGGCGGCCAGGGCTGGAGAGCACGGCAGAGGATTCGCCGTGGTCGCCGAGGAGGTTAGAAAGCTGGCGGAGGAGAGCAACAAGGCGGCCCAGAACGTGGGCACCCTCATCCAGGAGATAATAAGCAGAACCAAGACGGCCGCTTCGGACCAGGAGAGATCGGCCACCCTGATAGGAGAATTGGTCAAGCGGACCAACGAAACCAAGGAAGTCTTCACCCAGGTGGTCGTGAGGATGAACGGCATAACCGAGAACGTCCAGTCCATAGCGGCGGCGGCGGAGGAACAGTCGGCCAGCACCCAGGAGATGGCCTCCGGAGTGGAGCACATATCGACCAACACGAAAAACATAGCGGAAGCCTTGAAATCCATCACCCACGGCATGGAGGAAGAGAGCCAGGCTCTGGAGATGATGGCTCGTTCGGCGGAGGAACTGGTCTCCCTGAGCGACGACATGGAGAAGGCGGTAGCCCACTTCCGTCTGAGATCCCAGAGAGCTCTGGACGTAAAGTAG
- a CDS encoding DUF2000 domain-containing protein, protein MKGEIRQIMDYDYREKKSVLILNAKLKVGVALTVAAHLGTSMGFHGEEHMGREWLSDKSGVRHRGLPRYPLMVFKAKVAQLREALNKARETPELLVIDCPSILLDTAGDDELATALEEMNEQDVDYMGILIHGSRDVVDSITGKLRPWW, encoded by the coding sequence TTGAAGGGGGAGATTCGTCAGATCATGGATTACGATTACCGAGAGAAAAAGTCCGTTTTGATCTTGAACGCCAAGCTGAAGGTAGGGGTGGCCCTCACGGTTGCCGCTCATCTGGGCACTTCCATGGGGTTCCACGGAGAGGAGCACATGGGAAGGGAATGGCTTTCCGATAAATCGGGAGTGAGGCATCGCGGTTTGCCCCGCTATCCTCTGATGGTGTTCAAGGCAAAGGTTGCCCAGCTCAGGGAGGCTTTGAACAAGGCCCGGGAGACTCCGGAGCTTCTCGTCATAGACTGCCCCTCCATATTGCTGGATACCGCCGGAGACGACGAGCTGGCTACGGCTTTGGAGGAAATGAACGAACAGGACGTCGACTACATGGGAATATTGATCCACGGTTCCAGAGACGTAGTCGACAGCATAACCGGCAAACTTAGACCTTGGTGGTAG
- a CDS encoding AIR synthase-related protein, with amino-acid sequence MSKFSRSAMERSVYGPLSLQVGDPSVLLGSLFGEDIALVDTGSGLVASHVDPIVGASEGLGRLAVHVACNDIAAGGIRPRWAQLLVLVPDKGDEDILKDIMEDAVKAAQEISVTIVGGHSGYTSALSRPLAAVTAFGSAEPGQMVSTGGASEGDVVCVTRGVGLEGTAILAWDYPEKCRSKGLSDGDIAEARSLADRLSVVEEALKLASLGATAMHDPTRGGVLEAMCEMAQGAGMSFRIDGDALPISEAVERFSRAFDFDPMRMISSGALVVTLPGEAVERASAELESIAPLYPVGVVEKGTGVTITSPSADRFYEGPEPDFDELARLQAYISCEKRQKLVH; translated from the coding sequence ATGTCCAAATTTTCACGCTCTGCCATGGAGAGGTCGGTCTACGGACCTCTCTCTCTACAGGTTGGCGATCCCTCCGTTCTGTTGGGGAGCCTTTTCGGCGAGGACATTGCCTTGGTCGATACCGGAAGCGGTCTTGTGGCCTCCCACGTGGATCCCATCGTCGGAGCCTCCGAGGGGCTCGGTCGTCTGGCGGTTCACGTCGCCTGCAACGACATCGCCGCCGGAGGCATTCGTCCCAGATGGGCCCAGCTGCTGGTGCTGGTTCCGGACAAGGGCGACGAGGATATACTTAAAGACATAATGGAGGACGCGGTGAAGGCGGCCCAGGAAATCTCCGTCACCATAGTGGGAGGCCATAGCGGTTACACCTCGGCCCTCTCCCGTCCTCTGGCGGCAGTGACCGCCTTCGGTTCCGCCGAGCCGGGACAGATGGTGTCCACCGGAGGTGCCTCCGAGGGAGACGTCGTATGCGTCACCCGCGGGGTAGGGCTTGAAGGCACAGCCATACTGGCCTGGGATTACCCAGAGAAGTGCCGCTCGAAAGGGCTTTCCGATGGGGACATCGCCGAGGCCCGATCTCTGGCCGATAGGCTTTCCGTCGTGGAGGAGGCCCTCAAGCTGGCCTCTTTGGGGGCCACGGCCATGCACGATCCCACCAGAGGGGGCGTTCTTGAGGCTATGTGCGAGATGGCCCAGGGAGCCGGTATGTCCTTTAGGATCGACGGCGACGCTTTGCCGATATCGGAGGCTGTCGAGCGTTTCTCCAGGGCCTTCGACTTCGATCCCATGAGGATGATTTCCTCCGGGGCATTGGTGGTTACCCTGCCAGGCGAAGCGGTCGAACGGGCCAGCGCGGAGCTCGAATCCATCGCACCTCTTTATCCCGTGGGAGTGGTGGAGAAAGGCACGGGGGTGACGATAACGTCACCTTCGGCAGATCGATTTTACGAAGGTCCCGAGCCCGACTTCGACGAACTGGCCCGGCTTCAGGCCTATATCTCCTGTGAGAAACGGCAAAAGCTGGTACACTGA